In a single window of the Streptococcus ilei genome:
- a CDS encoding DUF536 domain-containing protein: MAIEKTVSEIAEILGVSRQAVNNRVKALDPEDTEKNDKGVTVVTRSGLIKLEEIYKKTIFEDEPVSDDVKQRELMEILVDEKNSEIVRLYEQLKAKDDQLKSKDEQLAKKDEQLRVKDVQIAEKDKQLDQQQQLTLQAMNDRETLKLELDQANEKVLEQKNKGFWRRVFGR; encoded by the coding sequence ATGGCTATCGAAAAAACAGTCAGCGAAATTGCTGAAATTCTAGGAGTTAGTCGCCAAGCGGTCAACAACCGTGTTAAGGCCCTAGATCCTGAAGATACAGAAAAAAATGATAAGGGAGTTACCGTCGTAACCCGTAGTGGCTTGATCAAGCTAGAAGAAATCTACAAAAAGACTATCTTTGAAGACGAGCCCGTCAGTGATGATGTCAAGCAACGAGAACTGATGGAAATTCTAGTCGACGAGAAGAATTCTGAAATCGTCCGTCTCTACGAACAACTAAAAGCAAAAGACGACCAGCTAAAATCTAAAGATGAGCAATTAGCTAAAAAGGATGAGCAGTTGCGTGTCAAAGATGTTCAGATCGCTGAAAAAGACAAACAGCTGGACCAACAGCAACAACTAACTCTCCAGGCTATGAATGACCGAGAAACATTGAAATTGGAACTAGACCAAGCCAATGAGAAGGTTCTTGAACAGAAAAACAAAGGCTTCTGGAGACGCGTCTTTGGTCGCTAA
- a CDS encoding 3'-5' exonuclease — protein sequence MKELSQYVSFDLEFNQFEGKYHIIQVSAVRFADGQEVAHYDSYAYTDKPLKSFINGLTGITSDKILQAPPLEQVLAEFRDFVADSPLIGYNAIKSDLPILAENGLEFTDQYAVDVFEEASKRRPSDLHGIKNLQLHTVAQFLGVAGKSHDSLEDARMTALVYEAFLESDRARQLLTEQESFSTSPFGGLDLSNFFND from the coding sequence TTGAAAGAATTAAGCCAATATGTCTCCTTTGATTTAGAATTTAATCAATTCGAAGGAAAGTACCACATTATCCAAGTTTCTGCTGTCCGTTTTGCAGATGGCCAAGAAGTTGCCCACTACGATTCCTATGCCTATACAGATAAACCACTAAAAAGCTTTATCAATGGCCTTACCGGGATTACATCTGATAAAATCCTGCAAGCTCCCCCACTCGAGCAAGTTCTAGCGGAGTTTCGAGACTTTGTTGCAGACAGTCCCCTCATTGGATACAATGCCATCAAGAGTGACCTCCCTATACTAGCGGAAAATGGGCTAGAGTTCACGGACCAATATGCTGTCGATGTCTTTGAAGAAGCTTCTAAACGCCGACCTTCTGACCTCCATGGGATTAAGAACTTGCAGCTTCATACAGTTGCTCAGTTTTTAGGAGTGGCTGGAAAATCGCATGATAGTCTAGAAGATGCACGAATGACCGCCCTTGTTTATGAAGCCTTTCTCGAATCAGATCGGGCACGGCAACTCCTAACCGAGCAAGAATCCTTTTCTACCTCTCCTTTTGGTGGATTAGACCTCTCCAATTTTTTTAACGACTAA
- a CDS encoding YbaB/EbfC family nucleoid-associated protein, whose translation MMNMQNMMKQAQKLQKQMEQSQAELAASQFVGKSAQDLVVATLTGDKKVVSIEFNPAVVDPEDTETLADMTVQAINAAIEEIDAATKKKLGAFAGKLPF comes from the coding sequence ATGATGAATATGCAAAATATGATGAAGCAAGCACAAAAGCTTCAGAAACAAATGGAACAAAGTCAGGCAGAATTGGCTGCTTCTCAATTTGTTGGCAAATCCGCTCAGGATTTGGTGGTTGCAACTCTGACAGGTGATAAGAAGGTGGTATCCATCGAATTTAACCCAGCAGTTGTGGACCCCGAAGATACAGAAACTCTTGCTGATATGACCGTTCAAGCTATCAATGCAGCCATCGAAGAAATTGATGCAGCAACCAAGAAAAAATTGGGAGCTTTTGCTGGTAAATTACCATTCTAA
- a CDS encoding Nramp family divalent metal transporter has product MSLEQLERKSLQEINQSVKVPKGTSFWKTLLLFSGPGSLVAVGYMDPGNWITSVVGGAHYRYLLLSVVLLSSLIAMQLQQMAGKLGIVHRKDLAQTTATHLPKWLRYILWLVIELALMATDLAEVIGSGIALHLLFGWPLLFSILVTILDVFLLLGLMHLGFRKIEAIVSTLILTILGIFIYLVVLSKPDIGGIFAGFIPKKEIVGIGLPKGSQALTLALGIIGATVMPHNLYLHSSISQTRKVDYEDPADVRRAVRFMTWDSNIELTLAFVVNSLLLILGAALFFGHAEEIGAFSSMYDALQNNAIAGAIASPFLSTLFAVALLASGQNSTITGTLTGQIVMEGFLKFRLPQWLVRLFTRMLALTPVLIVAFLFGDQESVLDDLLVYSQVFLSLALPFSIFPLVYFTSNKKIMGEFVNAKWNTYLAYGVATLLTLLNVQLIVTTLFK; this is encoded by the coding sequence ATGAGTTTAGAACAGTTAGAGCGGAAATCGCTCCAAGAAATCAATCAATCCGTCAAGGTACCTAAGGGAACTTCTTTTTGGAAGACCTTATTGTTGTTTTCAGGTCCGGGGAGTCTAGTAGCAGTGGGCTATATGGATCCTGGGAACTGGATTACCAGCGTTGTTGGCGGGGCTCACTATCGTTACTTGCTATTATCGGTGGTTCTCTTATCCTCCTTGATTGCCATGCAATTGCAACAGATGGCTGGGAAACTAGGGATTGTCCATCGGAAAGATTTGGCCCAGACAACAGCGACGCATTTGCCCAAGTGGCTCCGCTATATTCTCTGGTTAGTGATTGAATTAGCTTTGATGGCGACAGATTTAGCAGAAGTCATTGGTTCAGGGATTGCTCTTCATTTGCTGTTCGGATGGCCCTTGCTCTTTTCTATTTTGGTCACCATCCTGGATGTCTTCCTCCTCCTTGGACTCATGCACTTAGGTTTTCGCAAGATTGAGGCCATTGTCTCCACCTTGATTTTGACCATTTTGGGGATTTTTATCTATCTTGTGGTCCTATCAAAACCAGATATAGGTGGAATTTTTGCTGGGTTTATTCCCAAAAAGGAAATCGTAGGCATTGGTCTTCCTAAAGGATCACAAGCCTTGACGCTAGCCCTGGGGATTATTGGTGCAACCGTCATGCCCCATAATCTCTATTTGCATTCCTCTATTTCACAGACACGGAAGGTCGATTATGAGGATCCTGCAGATGTTCGTCGGGCTGTACGTTTCATGACCTGGGACTCCAATATTGAATTGACCCTGGCTTTTGTTGTCAACTCTCTCTTGTTGATTCTCGGAGCGGCCCTCTTTTTTGGACACGCTGAAGAAATTGGAGCCTTCTCTAGTATGTATGACGCCTTGCAAAACAATGCCATTGCAGGAGCTATTGCAAGTCCTTTTCTGTCAACCCTCTTTGCTGTTGCTTTGTTAGCAAGTGGTCAGAATTCAACCATTACAGGCACTCTGACGGGACAAATTGTCATGGAAGGTTTTCTTAAATTCCGGCTTCCTCAATGGCTTGTCCGCCTCTTTACTAGGATGTTGGCCCTCACTCCGGTCCTGATTGTCGCCTTTCTATTTGGGGATCAGGAAAGTGTTCTAGATGATTTGTTGGTCTATTCTCAAGTCTTCTTATCTCTGGCTTTACCATTTTCAATTTTCCCCTTGGTTTACTTTACCTCCAATAAAAAAATCATGGGAGAATTTGTCAATGCAAAATGGAATACCTACTTAGCTTACGGAGTAGCTACTCTTCTGACTCTTTTAAACGTCCAACTCATTGTCACAACGCTGTTTAAATAA
- a CDS encoding NAD(P)/FAD-dependent oxidoreductase, whose product MNHYDTIVIGGGPAGMMATISSSFYGQKTLLIEKNRKLGKKLAGTGGGRCNVTNNGSLDDLLAGIPGNGRFLYSVFSQFDNHDIIRFFTENGVKLKVEDHGRVFPASDKSRTIIEALEKKIIELGGQIATQTEIISVKKIDDQFVLKSADQTFTCDKLIVTTGGKSYPSTGSTGFGHEIARHFKHTITELEAAESPLLTDFPHKALQGISLDDVTLSYGKHVITHDLLFTHFGLSGPAALRMSSFVKGGEILSLDVLPQLSESDLLSFLEENREKSLKNALKIMLPERLAEFFVQDLPEKVKQLSPKEVDAVLTKVKELPIPVTGKMSLAKSFVTKGGVSLKEINPKTLESKLVPGLHFAGEVLDINAHTGGFNITSALCTGWVAGSLHYD is encoded by the coding sequence ATGAACCACTACGATACCATTGTCATCGGAGGAGGCCCTGCTGGTATGATGGCTACTATCTCTAGTAGCTTTTATGGTCAGAAAACCCTTCTCATTGAAAAAAATCGGAAACTCGGAAAAAAATTAGCTGGGACTGGTGGAGGACGATGCAATGTGACCAACAATGGAAGCCTGGACGATCTCCTTGCAGGAATTCCAGGCAACGGACGCTTCCTTTACAGTGTCTTCTCCCAGTTTGATAACCATGATATCATCCGCTTCTTCACAGAAAACGGGGTCAAACTCAAGGTCGAAGACCATGGTCGCGTTTTTCCAGCCAGCGACAAATCGCGAACCATAATCGAGGCTTTGGAAAAGAAAATCATTGAACTTGGTGGACAAATTGCTACTCAAACAGAGATTATTTCGGTTAAAAAGATAGACGACCAGTTTGTCCTGAAATCAGCAGACCAGACCTTTACTTGTGATAAACTCATTGTCACCACTGGTGGAAAGTCCTACCCTTCGACGGGCTCTACCGGTTTCGGCCATGAGATTGCTCGCCACTTCAAACACACTATTACCGAGCTTGAAGCTGCCGAGAGTCCTTTATTGACGGATTTTCCGCATAAGGCCTTGCAGGGTATTTCACTGGACGATGTGACTCTCAGCTATGGCAAGCATGTCATCACCCATGACCTGCTCTTTACTCATTTTGGCTTGTCAGGCCCTGCTGCACTACGCATGTCTAGCTTTGTCAAGGGTGGTGAAATCCTCTCCTTAGATGTCTTGCCACAACTTTCTGAAAGTGATTTGCTATCATTTCTTGAAGAAAACCGTGAAAAATCCTTGAAAAATGCTTTGAAAATCATGCTCCCTGAACGCTTGGCAGAATTCTTTGTTCAAGATCTTCCCGAGAAGGTGAAACAACTCTCCCCCAAAGAGGTGGATGCGGTACTAACTAAGGTAAAGGAACTCCCAATCCCTGTAACAGGCAAGATGTCCTTGGCTAAATCCTTTGTTACCAAAGGAGGTGTCAGTCTCAAGGAAATCAATCCTAAAACACTGGAGAGCAAACTTGTTCCTGGCCTCCACTTTGCGGGTGAAGTCCTGGACATCAACGCCCACACAGGTGGCTTTAACATCACTTCTGCCCTCTGCACCGGTTGGGTGGCAGGAAGTCTGCATTATGATTAA
- a CDS encoding 8-oxo-dGTP diphosphatase: protein MNRRESVEFVNMCMIKNGDKVLVQNRVSPDWPGITFPGGHVERGESFVDAVIREVREETGLTISKTQLCGIKDWYDDEDYRYVVLFYKTEHFTGELQSSDEGKVWWEEFENLSRLKLATNDMSDMLRVFLEDDISEFFYYKDGDDWLYDLK from the coding sequence ATGAACAGAAGAGAATCAGTCGAATTTGTTAACATGTGTATGATTAAAAATGGGGACAAGGTTCTGGTTCAAAATCGAGTTAGTCCTGACTGGCCTGGCATTACTTTTCCTGGCGGACATGTTGAACGTGGCGAATCCTTTGTCGATGCTGTCATTCGTGAAGTGAGAGAAGAAACGGGTCTAACCATTTCTAAAACCCAACTCTGTGGCATCAAGGACTGGTACGATGATGAGGATTACCGTTATGTCGTCCTTTTTTACAAGACCGAACACTTTACTGGTGAGCTCCAGTCTTCAGACGAAGGAAAGGTCTGGTGGGAAGAGTTTGAAAATCTATCTCGTCTAAAACTTGCAACCAATGATATGTCTGATATGCTTCGTGTTTTTTTGGAAGATGATATCAGTGAATTCTTCTACTATAAAGACGGTGACGACTGGCTTTATGATTTAAAATAG
- a CDS encoding MerR family transcriptional regulator, whose translation MYQIKEAAQLSGVSVKTLHHYDKIGLLVPLKSENGYRTYSQEDLERLQVILYYKYLGFSLEKIAELLKEERIDLLPHLTRQLDYLTRERQHLDTLISTLQKTIQEQKGERKMTIEEKFTGFSYQDHQKYQQEAVEKYGQEVMDQALERQKGREDESTAAFNQVFQTLAQNLQAGLPATAIENQEQAAKLLQAIRTYGFDCSIEVFGYIGKGYVYNPEFKENIDKFGPGTAQYTSDVIVHYVEKQSK comes from the coding sequence ATGTACCAAATAAAAGAAGCTGCGCAGCTTTCAGGTGTCTCTGTCAAGACCCTGCACCACTATGACAAGATAGGACTCTTGGTCCCCTTAAAGTCGGAAAACGGCTATCGAACTTACAGTCAAGAGGATTTGGAACGCCTTCAGGTCATTCTTTACTACAAATATCTAGGGTTTTCTTTAGAGAAAATAGCAGAGCTATTAAAGGAAGAAAGAATAGATTTATTGCCCCATTTGACTAGGCAGTTGGACTACCTAACTCGAGAAAGGCAACATCTGGATACCTTGATTTCCACCTTGCAAAAAACGATTCAAGAACAAAAAGGAGAAAGAAAAATGACCATTGAGGAAAAATTCACTGGATTTAGCTATCAAGATCATCAAAAATACCAGCAAGAAGCGGTGGAGAAGTATGGCCAAGAAGTCATGGATCAAGCCCTCGAACGCCAAAAAGGTCGTGAAGATGAGTCTACGGCTGCCTTTAACCAAGTCTTTCAAACTTTGGCACAGAATCTTCAAGCTGGTTTACCTGCAACAGCAATTGAAAACCAAGAGCAAGCAGCCAAGCTTTTGCAAGCCATTCGTACTTATGGATTTGACTGCTCTATTGAAGTCTTCGGATATATCGGTAAAGGATACGTCTATAACCCTGAGTTCAAGGAAAATATTGATAAATTTGGACCTGGAACAGCCCAGTACACATCAGATGTGATTGTCCACTATGTTGAAAAACAGAGCAAATAA
- a CDS encoding sodium-dependent transporter, translating to MSEKSQWGSKIGFILASAGSAIGLGAVWKFPYMTAANGGGSFLLVFLIATLLIGFPLLLAEFTLGRAAGVSAIKTFGKLGGCRLYDGIGWIGAFALFILLSFYSVIGGWILIYLGVALGELFQLLSVSDYTQLFGEIISNPWLALGAQAIFILLNVLIVSKGVEQGIEKASKFMMPLLFIIFLVMIGRSLTLPGAWEGVSYFLKPDFSKMTSQGLLYALGQSFFALSLGVTAMLTYASYLDKDTDLVQSGISVVFMNIAVSIMAGLAIFPAMSAFQIPSTSGPGLLFVVLPQVFDKMPFGTLFYLLFLLLFLFATITSSVVMLEINVGNVTNQNNKQRAKWSQIIGLLTFVFGIPSALSYGVLSKWTLFGKSFFDCMDFLVSNLLMPFGALCLSLFTGYIFDQVLAQEELKVGEEKTKRFFFKLWIFLLRFVIPIVILIVFITQFI from the coding sequence ATGTCTGAAAAATCTCAATGGGGTTCCAAAATTGGCTTCATCCTAGCCTCTGCAGGTTCTGCAATTGGGCTTGGAGCAGTTTGGAAATTCCCCTATATGACCGCTGCTAACGGGGGCGGAAGTTTTCTTCTCGTTTTTTTGATAGCAACTTTACTCATCGGCTTTCCCCTCTTACTGGCTGAATTTACTCTAGGACGTGCAGCTGGTGTCTCTGCCATTAAAACCTTTGGAAAACTCGGTGGCTGTCGCCTCTATGATGGGATCGGTTGGATCGGTGCCTTTGCCCTGTTTATCCTCCTCTCCTTCTACAGTGTCATCGGTGGCTGGATCCTGATTTATTTGGGAGTCGCCTTGGGAGAGTTATTCCAACTTCTCTCAGTTAGTGACTATACCCAGCTCTTTGGAGAGATTATTTCAAATCCCTGGTTGGCTCTTGGGGCCCAGGCCATCTTCATCCTCCTCAATGTCTTGATCGTTTCCAAGGGGGTGGAACAAGGGATTGAAAAGGCCTCAAAATTCATGATGCCACTTCTCTTCATTATCTTCTTAGTCATGATTGGTCGTTCCTTGACCTTACCTGGCGCTTGGGAGGGAGTTAGCTATTTCCTCAAGCCAGACTTCTCCAAGATGACTAGCCAAGGTCTGCTCTACGCTTTGGGCCAATCATTTTTCGCCCTCTCGCTAGGAGTGACAGCCATGTTAACCTATGCTTCCTATTTGGACAAGGATACTGACCTGGTCCAATCCGGGATTTCCGTCGTCTTCATGAATATCGCCGTTTCTATCATGGCGGGTTTGGCGATCTTCCCAGCCATGTCAGCCTTTCAAATCCCTTCTACTAGTGGACCAGGCCTCCTCTTTGTAGTCCTGCCACAAGTCTTTGACAAGATGCCTTTTGGTACCCTCTTCTACCTGCTTTTCCTTCTTCTCTTCCTCTTTGCGACCATTACCTCATCCGTCGTCATGTTAGAGATTAATGTCGGGAACGTCACCAACCAAAACAACAAACAGCGGGCTAAATGGAGCCAAATCATCGGCCTTCTGACCTTTGTCTTTGGGATTCCATCTGCCCTTTCCTATGGAGTGCTCTCCAAGTGGACCCTCTTTGGAAAATCCTTCTTTGATTGCATGGACTTTTTGGTTTCCAACCTCCTCATGCCTTTTGGAGCTCTCTGCCTCTCCCTATTTACAGGCTATATCTTTGATCAAGTCTTAGCCCAGGAAGAACTCAAGGTGGGAGAAGAGAAAACCAAGCGTTTCTTCTTCAAGCTCTGGATTTTCTTACTTCGCTTTGTGATTCCAATCGTCATCCTCATTGTCTTTATTACACAATTTATCTAA
- a CDS encoding AzlD domain-containing protein, whose product MRVNSWIFLVILMSAVVTWIPRILPFVLVKYRGLPDPVLRFLKYLPIAIIFALILSSLVEGKPGQLPQVRWVDLVATIPTTIVAFRYKNLMGTVLFGIVLVALLRLLIA is encoded by the coding sequence ATGCGCGTGAATAGTTGGATTTTCTTGGTTATTTTGATGTCCGCAGTGGTCACCTGGATTCCGCGCATTCTTCCCTTCGTTTTGGTCAAATACCGGGGGCTGCCAGATCCAGTTCTGCGTTTTCTAAAATACCTTCCCATTGCCATTATTTTTGCCCTGATCCTTTCCAGTCTAGTAGAGGGGAAACCGGGCCAGCTCCCTCAGGTTCGGTGGGTAGATCTGGTCGCAACCATTCCGACCACGATAGTGGCCTTTCGCTACAAAAACCTAATGGGTACGGTTCTATTCGGGATTGTCTTGGTTGCCCTCTTACGTTTGCTTATCGCCTGA
- a CDS encoding AzlC family ABC transporter permease — MEKNFQQGVRDALPTALGYISIGLACGVVASPYLSPLEMGLMSLLVYAGASQFAMISLIAVHSSLMNIALTVFFINLRNMLMSLHTSPDFKEASLVHNIGIGSLLTDESYGVYLSEKLKSDRITVPWMHGNNVVGYLAWGSSTILGTALGSLLPNPSAFGLDFALVAMFIGIFAGQFQGMRLTEKMATMLLVLGAVALSFFLLTFFLTQSLAVLVATLTGCFVGVMCDARE; from the coding sequence GTGGAAAAGAATTTTCAGCAGGGGGTCAGGGATGCCCTTCCGACGGCCTTGGGTTATATCAGTATTGGCTTAGCCTGTGGTGTGGTGGCGTCGCCCTATCTCTCCCCTTTAGAAATGGGATTGATGAGTCTCTTGGTTTACGCAGGGGCTTCTCAGTTTGCGATGATCTCTTTGATTGCCGTCCATTCGTCCCTCATGAATATTGCCTTAACCGTCTTTTTCATCAATTTGCGCAATATGCTTATGAGTCTGCATACCTCCCCTGATTTTAAGGAGGCTAGCCTGGTCCATAATATTGGAATTGGTAGTTTGTTGACAGATGAAAGTTACGGAGTCTATTTAAGTGAGAAATTAAAAAGTGACCGGATCACTGTTCCCTGGATGCATGGCAATAATGTGGTCGGTTATCTGGCCTGGGGCTCATCAACTATTTTGGGGACAGCCCTGGGGTCCCTCTTGCCCAATCCTAGTGCCTTCGGCCTGGACTTCGCCTTAGTTGCCATGTTTATTGGGATTTTTGCAGGTCAGTTTCAAGGCATGCGTTTGACGGAGAAGATGGCTACCATGCTCCTTGTTTTAGGTGCAGTAGCTCTTAGCTTTTTCCTCTTGACCTTCTTTTTGACCCAATCCTTGGCCGTTTTAGTGGCTACTTTAACAGGTTGTTTCGTGGGGGTGATGTGCGATGCGCGTGAATAG
- the tsaD gene encoding tRNA (adenosine(37)-N6)-threonylcarbamoyltransferase complex transferase subunit TsaD, which yields MKDRYILAFETSCDETSVAVLKNDTELLSNVIASQIESHKRFGGVVPEVASRHHVEVITACIEEALEEAGITEEEVTAVAVTYGPGLVGALLVGLAAAKAFAWAHGIPLIPVNHMAGHLMAAQSVEPLEFPLLALLVSGGHTELVYVSEAGDYKIVGETRDDAVGEAYDKVGRVMGLTYPAGREIDELAHKGQDIYDFPRAMIKEDNLEFSFSGLKSAFINLHHNAEQKGESLSKEDLSASFQAAVMDILMAKTKKALERYPVKTLVVAGGVAANQGLRERLASEITDVKVIIPPLRLCGDNAGMIAYASVSEWNKGNFASLDLNAKPSLAFAPIEENLD from the coding sequence ATGAAGGATAGATATATTTTGGCATTTGAAACATCCTGTGATGAGACTAGTGTCGCCGTTTTAAAGAACGACACAGAACTCTTGTCCAATGTTATTGCCAGCCAAATTGAAAGCCATAAACGCTTCGGGGGAGTGGTTCCAGAAGTTGCCAGTCGGCACCATGTCGAAGTCATTACGGCCTGTATTGAGGAAGCCCTAGAAGAAGCGGGAATTACAGAAGAAGAAGTCACAGCGGTTGCGGTAACTTACGGACCAGGTCTGGTTGGAGCTCTTTTGGTCGGTCTTGCTGCAGCCAAGGCCTTTGCATGGGCCCATGGGATTCCTTTGATTCCTGTCAATCATATGGCTGGCCACTTGATGGCTGCTCAAAGCGTTGAGCCTTTAGAATTTCCGCTCTTGGCCTTGCTGGTCAGCGGAGGACACACCGAGTTGGTCTATGTCTCGGAGGCGGGTGATTATAAGATCGTTGGGGAAACGCGTGATGATGCAGTGGGTGAGGCCTATGATAAGGTCGGCCGCGTCATGGGCTTGACCTATCCAGCCGGTCGCGAGATTGACGAGTTGGCGCATAAGGGTCAGGATATCTACGATTTCCCACGTGCCATGATCAAGGAAGACAATCTGGAGTTCTCATTCTCAGGGCTCAAATCAGCCTTTATCAATCTCCACCACAATGCCGAGCAAAAAGGCGAGAGTCTGTCCAAGGAAGACCTATCGGCTTCCTTCCAAGCAGCGGTGATGGATATCTTGATGGCCAAGACCAAAAAAGCCCTAGAAAGATACCCTGTTAAGACCCTGGTGGTGGCGGGAGGAGTCGCGGCCAACCAAGGATTACGTGAACGCCTGGCTTCTGAGATCACAGATGTTAAGGTCATCATTCCTCCTCTGCGCCTCTGCGGGGACAATGCGGGGATGATTGCCTATGCCAGTGTCAGCGAATGGAATAAGGGAAATTTTGCTAGCTTAGACCTCAATGCTAAGCCTAGCCTTGCTTTTGCTCCGATAGAAGAGAACTTAGATTAG
- the rimI gene encoding ribosomal protein S18-alanine N-acetyltransferase — protein MIRIEKEAGRFDLAPQLVEILDDVYGQSPWTLEQILADLGQAQNWYAFAYHGEELVGFLGIQENLYELEVVQIAVRKKWQGQGIARQLFETIPWEKEVFLEVREGNTPARTLYQKQGFKEIGCRKGYYHAPTEDAIMMKREANEG, from the coding sequence ATGATCCGTATCGAGAAGGAAGCGGGGCGATTCGATTTAGCCCCTCAGTTGGTAGAAATCTTAGACGATGTCTATGGACAAAGTCCTTGGACCTTGGAGCAAATCCTCGCGGATCTTGGACAAGCTCAAAATTGGTATGCCTTCGCCTATCATGGGGAAGAATTGGTCGGTTTCTTGGGCATACAAGAAAACCTATACGAGTTAGAAGTGGTCCAAATTGCTGTTCGAAAAAAGTGGCAAGGTCAAGGGATTGCTCGTCAGTTGTTCGAAACCATCCCCTGGGAGAAAGAGGTCTTTTTAGAAGTGAGAGAAGGAAATACTCCAGCTCGGACTCTTTATCAGAAACAAGGATTTAAAGAAATTGGTTGCCGGAAAGGGTATTATCATGCACCTACCGAAGACGCCATTATGATGAAAAGGGAAGCAAATGAAGGATAG
- the tsaB gene encoding tRNA (adenosine(37)-N6)-threonylcarbamoyltransferase complex dimerization subunit type 1 TsaB, which translates to MKVLAFDTSSKALSVALLEEENRLAELTLTIKKNHSITLMPTIEFLMASIDWKPTDLDRIVVAEGPGSYTGLRIAVATAKTLAQTLKIDLVGVSSLLALVPEEIEGLAIPVMDARRNHVYAGFYQEDQLVYPEGHLSFEAVLERVKGAEKVTFLGEVEAFREQIQEALPSAQMVETLPDAVRIGRLGLTKEAVSVHGFVPNYLKRVEAEENWLKDHQESGQSYIKRL; encoded by the coding sequence ATGAAAGTATTAGCATTTGACACCTCCAGTAAGGCCCTATCCGTTGCCCTTTTGGAGGAAGAAAACCGATTAGCAGAGTTAACGCTGACGATCAAGAAAAACCACAGCATTACCTTGATGCCGACCATTGAATTTTTGATGGCCAGCATTGATTGGAAACCGACGGATTTGGACCGTATCGTAGTAGCAGAAGGGCCTGGATCCTATACTGGCTTACGAATTGCGGTAGCAACGGCTAAAACCCTAGCTCAAACGCTAAAGATTGACTTAGTAGGGGTGTCGAGCTTACTAGCCTTGGTACCAGAAGAGATAGAAGGTCTGGCCATTCCAGTCATGGATGCGCGGCGCAACCATGTCTATGCGGGCTTTTACCAAGAGGATCAGTTGGTCTACCCGGAGGGGCACCTTTCTTTTGAAGCCGTATTAGAAAGAGTAAAGGGAGCTGAAAAGGTGACCTTCCTTGGGGAAGTGGAAGCCTTTCGCGAGCAGATACAAGAGGCCTTACCGAGTGCTCAGATGGTAGAAACCCTACCGGATGCGGTACGGATCGGTCGACTAGGACTTACAAAAGAAGCTGTCTCCGTTCATGGTTTTGTGCCCAACTACCTCAAGCGGGTAGAAGCTGAGGAAAACTGGCTCAAGGACCATCAAGAGTCCGGTCAGTCCTACATCAAACGCCTATGA
- a CDS encoding DNA-dependent RNA polymerase subunit epsilon, translated as MIYKVFYQETKERNPRRQTTHALYLDIDAKNELEGRIEARRLVEENTSYNIEFITLLSDQHLEYEKESGAFEITEF; from the coding sequence ATGATTTACAAAGTTTTCTACCAAGAAACAAAAGAACGCAACCCTCGTCGTCAAACGACTCATGCCCTCTATCTCGATATTGATGCGAAGAATGAGTTAGAAGGACGCATTGAAGCTCGTCGCCTTGTTGAAGAAAATACATCTTACAACATCGAATTTATCACTCTCTTGTCAGACCAACACCTAGAATATGAAAAAGAGTCTGGCGCATTTGAAATTACGGAGTTCTAA